The following proteins are co-located in the Dehalococcoidales bacterium genome:
- a CDS encoding recombinase family protein, translating to MNVAKYARVSTSKQTEKYGISSQLEALKKRSLENVWKPVFDGDKDAFIDDGYTGSELDRPALNRLRKAAKEGRIDVVLCYDPDRLSRKLYHQMILAEEFEKQGIKLEFVTQDMGTSPEDRMFFNMRGLVAEYEREKIRERTMRGSREKARQGKVVSAGAVPFGFCYNKETATLEEDPEKAQTIRLIFYTFANESMSLQRLAERLNSLHIPTPRNGDRWRASTLGIMLRNEVYIGKMHQFRKYHVEPKSRRQLVTKTKKTSLVERPNEEWITV from the coding sequence ATGAACGTGGCAAAGTATGCCAGGGTAAGCACAAGTAAGCAAACCGAGAAGTATGGAATTTCAAGTCAGCTAGAGGCACTGAAGAAAAGAAGCCTAGAAAATGTTTGGAAGCCGGTATTTGACGGAGATAAAGATGCTTTCATCGACGATGGCTACACCGGATCTGAATTAGATAGACCGGCTCTAAATCGTTTAAGGAAAGCAGCTAAGGAAGGCCGAATAGACGTAGTTCTATGCTATGATCCTGATAGATTATCTAGAAAGCTTTACCATCAGATGATTCTGGCTGAAGAGTTTGAGAAGCAGGGGATAAAACTGGAATTCGTTACTCAAGATATGGGCACTTCACCCGAAGACAGAATGTTTTTCAATATGCGGGGATTGGTAGCTGAATACGAACGAGAAAAGATAAGAGAGCGCACAATGAGAGGAAGCCGTGAGAAGGCCAGACAAGGCAAGGTAGTCAGCGCCGGAGCTGTACCCTTTGGTTTTTGCTACAACAAAGAAACGGCTACATTGGAAGAGGACCCTGAGAAAGCACAGACAATTAGACTGATCTTTTATACCTTTGCTAATGAGAGTATGTCGCTTCAACGCCTGGCAGAAAGGCTTAACTCGTTGCATATACCAACTCCCAGGAATGGAGATAGGTGGCGAGCCAGCACTCTGGGAATAATGTTAAGGAATGAAGTTTATATTGGCAAGATGCACCAGTTTAGAAAATATCATGTTGAACCCAAGTCACGCCGCCAGCTAGTTACGAAAACCAAAAAGACCTCTCTTGTCGAGCGTCCTAACGAGGAATGGATTACTGTATAA
- a CDS encoding recombinase zinc beta ribbon domain-containing protein yields MQRKLTRNADLAGRNTKRKYLLSGLLYCSRCSGRMGGHTIHGVPYYRCYRKGNPERIPIDVDGRLQPCSCPEVKAEAVEPVVWDTISQLIKEPDLLARELNNRIEDKSKTKQFLEKELQLCLARLKAIPEEQMRLVEGYRKGLYTDFMMREDMEAIQKEQTELEKRKDELERQLAQRNMTEHQEAQLKSFVSKIGAGLDHLDFKGKQELIRSLINKVLYNGQNIEIQTIIPPRGQLQPIHRRG; encoded by the coding sequence GTGCAAAGAAAACTTACAAGGAATGCAGACCTTGCCGGCAGGAACACTAAAAGAAAGTATCTCTTGTCCGGGCTATTGTATTGTTCTCGATGCAGTGGCCGGATGGGAGGACATACTATTCATGGTGTCCCGTACTACCGTTGTTACAGGAAAGGTAACCCTGAAAGAATTCCTATAGACGTTGATGGCAGGTTGCAGCCATGTTCGTGTCCTGAGGTAAAAGCCGAGGCAGTAGAGCCGGTAGTATGGGACACAATTTCGCAGCTTATTAAGGAACCTGATTTACTTGCTAGGGAACTGAATAACCGTATTGAGGATAAATCGAAGACAAAACAATTTCTGGAAAAAGAGTTACAATTGTGTCTTGCCAGGTTAAAAGCAATACCGGAAGAGCAGATGCGATTAGTAGAAGGGTATCGCAAGGGTCTTTACACTGATTTCATGATGCGTGAGGATATGGAGGCTATTCAAAAAGAGCAGACTGAATTAGAGAAAAGAAAAGACGAACTGGAGCGACAGCTTGCCCAAAGGAATATGACGGAACACCAAGAGGCTCAGCTAAAGAGCTTTGTATCAAAAATAGGGGCGGGATTAGACCACTTAGACTTCAAAGGCAAGCAAGAGCTCATCCGATCATTGATAAATAAGGTGCTCTACAATGGTCAGAATATTGAGATACAAACCATTATTCCCCCACGTGGACAATTGCAACCAATACACCGAAGGGGATAA
- the proC gene encoding pyrroline-5-carboxylate reductase: MKIAFIGGGNMGEAMLSAVLGKGMADAESVTVSDASPTRREYLKQQYGVTVSTDNRQATAGQDVVILAVKPQNLAEVMADLKGSFGEEQFVLSIIAGARLDTLCQGLDHRYVVRAMPNTPAQIGEGMTVWTATPEVTAQQREWAGAILGAMGREVSVDDEANIDMATAVSGSGPAYLFFFVEALVDAATEVGLPREMAHELVLATVLGAGHLLQESGHEPAELRRMVTSPGGTTAAAISRLEEGGFAGLIREAVDAAYRRAKELGTPGT; the protein is encoded by the coding sequence ATGAAGATAGCCTTCATCGGCGGCGGCAACATGGGCGAGGCCATGCTCTCGGCAGTCCTGGGCAAGGGCATGGCAGACGCGGAATCCGTCACTGTCAGTGATGCCAGCCCAACTCGCCGTGAGTACCTGAAGCAGCAATACGGCGTGACCGTCAGCACCGATAACCGGCAGGCCACAGCCGGACAGGACGTTGTGATACTCGCCGTCAAGCCGCAGAACCTGGCCGAGGTAATGGCTGACCTCAAAGGCTCGTTCGGAGAGGAACAATTTGTGCTATCCATCATCGCCGGCGCCCGGCTTGACACGCTCTGCCAGGGACTGGACCACCGGTACGTTGTCCGGGCAATGCCCAACACCCCGGCACAGATTGGTGAAGGTATGACCGTATGGACGGCCACCCCCGAAGTGACCGCACAGCAACGGGAATGGGCCGGGGCAATCCTGGGGGCGATGGGACGCGAGGTCTCGGTTGACGACGAGGCCAATATCGACATGGCAACTGCGGTCAGCGGTAGCGGGCCGGCCTATCTGTTCTTCTTCGTCGAGGCACTGGTTGATGCCGCCACGGAGGTGGGTCTTCCCCGCGAGATGGCCCATGAGCTGGTACTGGCCACGGTACTGGGGGCGGGTCACCTCTTGCAGGAGTCCGGCCACGAACCGGCGGAACTGCGCCGTATGGTGACATCACCGGGAGGCACCACGGCCGCGGCAATCTCCAGGCTGGAAGAGGGAGGGTTTGCCGGGCTTATACGTGAAGCAGTGGATGCCGCCTACCGCAGGGCAAAGGAACTGGGTACACCCGGTACATAG
- a CDS encoding YfhL family 4Fe-4S dicluster ferredoxin: MAYKITDECISCGACEPECPNEAITEGETIYEIDFSKCTECVGSHESSRCVEICPVDACVLDPDHEESRDALLEKWKGLHPGETPA; this comes from the coding sequence ATGGCGTACAAGATTACAGACGAGTGCATCAGTTGCGGAGCCTGTGAACCGGAGTGTCCCAACGAGGCAATCACCGAGGGGGAGACGATTTACGAGATCGACTTCAGCAAGTGCACCGAGTGTGTCGGCTCACACGAGTCTTCGCGGTGTGTCGAGATATGCCCGGTGGATGCCTGTGTTCTGGACCCGGACCACGAGGAAAGTCGTGATGCCCTGCTGGAGAAGTGGAAGGGACTCCACCCGGGCGAGACACCCGCGTAG
- the coaD gene encoding pantetheine-phosphate adenylyltransferase, with amino-acid sequence MTIAVYAGTFDPITNGHVDVAIRASKLFEKLIVGVYSIPDKHLMFSTSERVEMVKKAVADYPNIEVTSFGGLIVEFAKKVGALTIVRGLRFGADFEHEFEMAMMNKKLWSGFELICLMASPQYQFLSSSRLKEVASLGADIENLVPPHVAEALIEKIRTRE; translated from the coding sequence GTGACAATTGCGGTTTATGCGGGTACCTTCGACCCAATAACCAACGGTCATGTTGACGTTGCCATCAGGGCATCGAAGCTCTTCGAGAAGCTAATCGTCGGGGTCTATAGTATCCCGGACAAGCACCTCATGTTCTCGACGTCAGAGCGGGTAGAGATGGTGAAGAAGGCAGTCGCTGACTACCCGAATATCGAAGTGACGTCTTTCGGCGGCCTGATTGTTGAATTTGCCAAGAAAGTCGGCGCATTGACCATAGTTCGCGGACTGAGATTCGGGGCCGATTTCGAACATGAGTTCGAGATGGCAATGATGAACAAGAAGCTGTGGTCCGGATTTGAGTTGATTTGCCTGATGGCAAGCCCGCAATACCAGTTCCTCAGTTCCAGTCGGCTCAAGGAAGTAGCCAGTCTGGGAGCGGATATAGAGAACCTTGTACCGCCTCATGTGGCTGAGGCCCTTATAGAGAAGATACGTACCAGGGAGTGA
- the rsmD gene encoding 16S rRNA (guanine(966)-N(2))-methyltransferase RsmD, protein MAIIIKGNMLRVITGKAKGHQLKVPTGVYVRPATDLVRGAIFSILENSAVQWEYVLDLFAGSGALGIEALSRGAGWVDFVDRERRCCDIIRQNLEKTKLSVQAHVYSCSVARAFSFLDKEYSIVLMDPPYADTSIGSVVTKLADSRLVGADSIVVVTHSPRLTLEPAYGSLSITKEHRHGDSCIAVYRKG, encoded by the coding sequence TTGGCTATCATCATCAAAGGCAATATGCTAAGAGTCATTACTGGGAAAGCCAAGGGGCACCAGCTTAAAGTACCGACAGGTGTCTACGTTCGCCCGGCTACGGACCTGGTACGAGGCGCTATTTTTTCCATTCTGGAGAACAGTGCAGTTCAGTGGGAATATGTCCTTGACCTCTTCGCCGGTAGCGGGGCACTGGGTATTGAAGCCTTGAGCAGGGGCGCTGGCTGGGTCGACTTTGTTGACCGCGAGCGACGCTGTTGTGATATAATTAGACAGAATCTGGAGAAGACGAAGCTAAGTGTGCAGGCTCATGTCTATTCCTGCAGTGTAGCCAGGGCATTTTCCTTCCTTGACAAGGAGTACAGTATCGTACTGATGGACCCACCATACGCTGATACGTCCATAGGCAGTGTGGTGACGAAATTGGCGGACTCCAGGCTGGTTGGTGCGGATTCAATTGTAGTAGTAACACACTCCCCGCGACTAACTCTTGAACCTGCCTATGGCTCACTTAGCATCACCAAAGAACACCGTCACGGTGATAGCTGTATCGCCGTGTATCGAAAGGGGTAA
- a CDS encoding MBL fold metallo-hydrolase, protein MPIIEIVPGVHQLMFAGVNIALIADEELTLVDTGVPGSLPGILNLIRRLGRSVEEISTVIITHNHFDHIGGLPELRKLTDVKVFAHEAALVGSQAEVPYPGGIRRLLRVPFMSPIRHRFVLESGDIDVQLAGGEMLRQLGGLQVVHTPGHTPCSICLYSPERRLLFVGDAMQRRRRKLQFPARMVSTDMAQAAESVRKLAGLDFEVLVLGHGRPVTRGARAWVQALGHTEG, encoded by the coding sequence ATGCCAATCATAGAAATTGTCCCCGGCGTCCACCAGTTGATGTTCGCGGGTGTCAACATAGCGCTGATTGCCGATGAAGAGCTGACTCTGGTTGATACCGGTGTGCCGGGTAGCTTGCCCGGAATCTTGAACCTCATCCGCCGACTCGGGCGCTCCGTGGAGGAAATCAGCACTGTTATCATCACTCACAACCACTTTGACCATATCGGTGGGCTGCCGGAGCTACGCAAACTAACCGATGTAAAGGTATTTGCCCATGAGGCGGCCCTGGTTGGCTCTCAGGCGGAGGTACCGTATCCCGGCGGCATCCGCCGCTTGCTGCGTGTCCCTTTCATGTCCCCCATACGCCACCGTTTCGTGCTTGAGTCCGGCGATATTGACGTTCAACTAGCCGGCGGGGAGATGCTCAGGCAACTTGGCGGGCTTCAGGTTGTCCACACTCCGGGACATACCCCGTGCAGTATTTGCCTGTACTCCCCCGAGCGCAGGCTGCTGTTTGTCGGTGACGCCATGCAAAGGCGTCGCAGGAAACTCCAGTTCCCCGCCAGAATGGTAAGCACCGACATGGCCCAGGCGGCGGAGTCCGTGAGAAAACTAGCTGGACTGGACTTCGAGGTGCTGGTTCTCGGTCACGGACGGCCCGTGACCAGGGGGGCCCGTGCCTGGGTGCAGGCACTCGGGCACACCGAAGGTTGA
- the purB gene encoding adenylosuccinate lyase — MIERYSRPEMKRVWSDENKFARWLEVETAACEAWAELGVIPRNDVAKIKMARLNLKRMEEILQETHHDMTAFLGAVSESLGPESRYIHLGMTSSDVIDTALSLQLVEATDLLAGDIKELIAVLAEKAIQYKYTPITGRTHGVHAEPTSFGLKMALWVEEMNRNRLRLNEAKKGIAVGKISGAVGTYATLSPELEEKACARLGLTAAPVSNQVLQRDRHAQFVTTLAIIASSLEKFATEIRHLQRTEVREAEEPFAAGQTGSSAMPHKRNPELCERVCGLARLVRGYALTSMENIALWHERDISHSSTERIILPDACLVLDYILTIFTGVMQDLMVYPQRMKRNMDLTRGLIFSQRVMLALIDKGLARQEAYKLVQRNAMKSWKGGRSFLKLLRADPEVTAVLPSEELESLFDVQYYLRHVDEVFERLGLTESQWKERTGRTDSGGLAPRAV; from the coding sequence ATGATTGAGCGCTATTCCCGCCCCGAGATGAAGAGAGTCTGGTCGGACGAAAACAAGTTTGCCCGGTGGCTGGAAGTGGAAACCGCTGCCTGTGAGGCCTGGGCGGAGTTGGGCGTCATCCCCCGTAATGACGTCGCCAAGATAAAGATGGCCCGGCTCAATCTGAAGCGGATGGAGGAGATTCTCCAGGAGACTCACCATGACATGACGGCCTTCCTCGGCGCTGTGTCCGAGAGCCTCGGACCCGAGTCCCGCTACATTCACCTGGGCATGACCTCTTCGGATGTGATAGATACCGCTCTCAGCCTTCAGCTTGTCGAGGCAACGGACCTGTTAGCTGGAGACATCAAGGAGTTGATTGCTGTCCTGGCGGAGAAGGCGATACAGTACAAATACACTCCGATAACCGGCCGAACTCATGGCGTCCATGCCGAACCGACCTCCTTTGGTTTGAAGATGGCACTGTGGGTCGAGGAGATGAACCGTAACCGGCTGCGGCTCAATGAAGCAAAAAAGGGAATAGCGGTGGGTAAGATATCCGGGGCGGTGGGTACCTATGCCACCCTGTCCCCCGAGCTTGAGGAGAAAGCCTGCGCCCGGCTGGGCCTGACGGCGGCGCCGGTATCCAACCAGGTGCTGCAGCGCGACCGCCACGCCCAGTTCGTGACCACCCTGGCCATAATCGCCAGCTCACTGGAGAAATTCGCCACCGAAATCAGGCACCTGCAACGCACCGAGGTGAGAGAGGCGGAAGAGCCTTTTGCCGCCGGGCAGACCGGTTCCTCAGCGATGCCCCATAAACGAAATCCGGAGCTGTGTGAGCGGGTTTGCGGGCTGGCGCGACTCGTACGGGGATATGCATTAACTTCAATGGAGAATATAGCTTTGTGGCACGAGCGTGACATCAGCCACTCCTCCACGGAGAGGATTATCCTGCCTGATGCCTGTCTGGTGCTCGATTACATACTGACGATATTCACCGGCGTAATGCAGGACCTTATGGTCTACCCGCAGCGTATGAAGCGGAATATGGACCTCACCAGGGGCCTGATTTTCTCCCAGCGGGTCATGCTGGCCCTGATTGATAAGGGGCTGGCGCGGCAGGAGGCCTACAAACTCGTGCAGCGGAATGCCATGAAGTCATGGAAGGGAGGCAGGAGCTTCCTCAAGCTGCTCCGGGCCGACCCCGAAGTCACCGCGGTGCTGCCTTCCGAGGAACTGGAATCGCTGTTTGATGTGCAGTACTACCTGCGCCACGTGGACGAAGTTTTCGAGAGGCTGGGCCTGACCGAAAGCCAGTGGAAAGAGAGAACCGGTAGAACGGATTCCGGCGGACTGGCTCCGCGGGCGGTATGA
- the purE gene encoding 5-(carboxyamino)imidazole ribonucleotide mutase, whose product MGSKSDAETVQPTLDALKELGIDFEVSVISAHRTPEKAREYGMSARERGIEVIIAAAGRAAHLPGVLASWTTLPVIGVPVGGGELDGIDALYSIVQMPAGIPVACVALGSAGAKNAAYLAAEILGLKYDEIRQAYEEYRKGLQGDGK is encoded by the coding sequence ATGGGCTCGAAGTCGGACGCCGAGACGGTACAACCGACGCTGGATGCACTGAAAGAACTGGGCATTGACTTCGAGGTGTCCGTAATCTCTGCCCACCGTACCCCGGAAAAGGCCAGAGAGTACGGGATGTCCGCGCGGGAGCGCGGTATAGAGGTCATTATTGCCGCCGCAGGCAGGGCTGCTCACCTGCCCGGAGTCCTTGCCAGCTGGACAACGCTACCCGTCATCGGCGTACCGGTGGGCGGTGGCGAGTTGGACGGTATCGACGCCCTTTACTCGATAGTACAGATGCCGGCGGGGATACCGGTGGCCTGTGTTGCCCTGGGGAGCGCCGGGGCAAAGAACGCCGCCTACCTGGCAGCGGAGATTCTGGGACTGAAGTACGATGAAATACGACAGGCCTACGAGGAATACCGGAAGGGCTTGCAGGGGGACGGCAAATGA
- a CDS encoding pyruvate kinase alpha/beta domain-containing protein, with translation MEGKTVYFDSPGPGNMEETLRIARARAEELGIRTIIVATTVGDTAVRSVEVFEGMKVIAVTHVAGMREPNTQEFTEENRRKVESKGGIVLTTNHAFTGIGGAMRKKFQMYLLGDVIANTLRIFGQGMKVVCEIALMAADAGLVRTDEEIIAIAGSGRGADTAVVLKPVNTSDFFDMKVREILCKPHF, from the coding sequence ATGGAAGGAAAGACAGTCTATTTTGATAGTCCCGGACCGGGGAATATGGAAGAGACGCTACGCATCGCCAGGGCGCGCGCTGAAGAGCTGGGTATCAGGACAATCATCGTTGCTACCACGGTCGGTGATACGGCGGTGAGGAGTGTCGAGGTCTTCGAGGGGATGAAGGTGATTGCGGTTACTCACGTAGCCGGTATGAGAGAGCCAAATACCCAGGAATTCACCGAAGAGAACCGCCGGAAGGTGGAGAGCAAGGGTGGAATCGTCCTGACGACGAACCACGCCTTCACCGGCATCGGCGGGGCAATGCGGAAGAAGTTCCAGATGTATCTGCTGGGTGACGTTATTGCCAACACGCTGCGCATCTTCGGCCAGGGAATGAAGGTCGTTTGCGAGATTGCACTGATGGCGGCGGATGCCGGACTGGTGCGGACCGACGAGGAAATCATCGCCATTGCCGGTAGCGGCCGGGGGGCGGATACAGCCGTGGTACTCAAACCGGTCAACACCAGCGACTTCTTTGACATGAAGGTCCGTGAGATATTGTGCAAACCCCACTTTTAA
- a CDS encoding NAD(+)/NADH kinase, which translates to MNRIGIIYHPLKEAAGKLARELGESLESRGLSAWLCSAWEGDTARKQVDGTDLIISIGGDGTILRAAQAVIPRPIPITGINLGNLGFMTELSVDEAEEKLTQLLAGEGWIDERCLLEAEVPATGETPGPQRFYALNDVVITHGAVARVIYVEASIDGELLTTYKADGVIVSTATGSTGYSLAADGPILHPQAQEMLLLPIVPHLSANYKLVLPPTSTVELRVNTAPSVTLIVDGNITAPLSSGTTVNVRHSKNTVRFLRIHTRTSFFGSLDERLKGKQR; encoded by the coding sequence ATGAACAGAATCGGCATTATCTATCACCCCCTGAAGGAGGCTGCCGGCAAGCTGGCCAGGGAGCTGGGGGAATCTCTTGAGTCCAGAGGCCTGTCTGCCTGGCTGTGCTCTGCCTGGGAAGGTGATACGGCCAGGAAACAGGTAGACGGCACCGACCTGATTATCAGCATTGGCGGCGACGGTACAATACTCCGTGCCGCCCAGGCAGTCATCCCCAGGCCGATACCCATCACCGGCATCAACCTGGGCAACCTCGGTTTTATGACCGAACTCAGTGTTGACGAAGCCGAGGAGAAGCTGACACAATTACTGGCCGGAGAAGGCTGGATTGACGAACGATGCCTGCTGGAGGCTGAAGTACCGGCTACCGGGGAGACACCCGGACCACAGAGGTTCTACGCCCTGAACGACGTGGTCATTACGCATGGTGCCGTAGCCCGCGTAATCTACGTGGAAGCAAGTATCGATGGCGAACTGCTGACCACCTACAAGGCTGACGGGGTGATTGTCTCGACAGCTACCGGCAGTACCGGCTATTCCCTGGCAGCAGACGGGCCCATCCTCCACCCCCAGGCACAGGAGATGCTGCTCCTGCCGATAGTGCCTCACCTCAGCGCCAACTACAAGCTGGTCCTTCCACCGACATCGACAGTAGAACTTCGGGTCAATACCGCTCCCTCGGTAACCCTGATAGTGGACGGCAATATTACCGCACCTCTGTCCTCCGGTACTACCGTCAACGTGCGACACAGTAAAAACACGGTCCGCTTTCTGCGTATTCACACCAGAACCTCCTTCTTCGGCTCACTTGACGAACGGTTGAAAGGAAAACAACGTTAG
- a CDS encoding N-acetyltransferase, whose product MEPVEKATISDVGQMHRLINYFADKDEMLPRPLSEIYENIRDYFVVGHGDRMVGCAALHVMWSDLAEVKSVAVTEEGQRQGVGSRLVEACLREAGEIGLPTVFCLTYKPAFFERFGFSQIDKMELPRKVWTECYHCPKFPDCGEVALIYSLDLPAPAE is encoded by the coding sequence ATGGAACCGGTAGAGAAAGCCACTATCAGCGATGTCGGGCAGATGCACCGTCTGATAAACTACTTCGCCGATAAAGACGAGATGCTGCCCCGGCCGCTGAGTGAGATATACGAGAATATCCGGGACTACTTCGTGGTCGGGCACGGGGACCGGATGGTTGGCTGTGCCGCCCTGCACGTCATGTGGTCGGACCTGGCCGAGGTAAAATCGGTAGCAGTGACCGAAGAGGGCCAGAGGCAGGGCGTCGGCTCGCGACTGGTGGAAGCCTGCCTCAGGGAAGCCGGAGAAATCGGCCTGCCCACGGTATTCTGCCTGACATATAAACCTGCCTTCTTTGAGAGGTTCGGTTTCTCCCAGATTGACAAGATGGAGTTGCCGCGAAAGGTCTGGACGGAATGTTACCACTGCCCCAAGTTCCCGGACTGCGGCGAGGTAGCCCTTATCTACAGCCTGGACTTACCCGCACCAGCAGAGTAA